One Chloroflexota bacterium DNA window includes the following coding sequences:
- a CDS encoding ABC transporter permease, with the protein MRRGLAPLFLLLPGGGWLVVFFAVPMALMLAVSLQTGTFDTGYKLTWNFGIYPEVIAQYWELYFRSATFALITTALTLAIGYPVAYTIAFRGGRFKNALLLLVVLPFFVSFVIRTLNWRMILSDNGLVLGFLKDLGLLPPEYHFLATPEAVILGLTYNFLPFMILPLYVALEKIDRRLIEAATDLYASRAQAFWRVTFVLSLPGVVAGSLLTFIPTVGDFITAEVIGSGNPQVFMVGNIIQRKFLDSLDYPAAAALAFVLVVAVMGLVTVYTRLLGSDRLTG; encoded by the coding sequence GTGCGCCGCGGGCTCGCGCCACTCTTCCTGCTCCTCCCCGGCGGAGGCTGGCTGGTCGTTTTCTTCGCCGTGCCGATGGCGCTCATGCTGGCCGTCTCGCTGCAGACCGGGACATTCGACACTGGCTACAAGCTGACCTGGAACTTCGGGATCTATCCTGAGGTCATTGCCCAGTACTGGGAGCTCTACTTCCGCTCGGCAACCTTCGCCCTGATCACTACCGCGCTGACCCTGGCCATCGGCTACCCGGTGGCGTACACCATCGCATTCCGGGGAGGACGCTTCAAGAACGCCCTCCTGCTGCTGGTGGTGCTGCCTTTCTTCGTGAGTTTCGTGATCCGCACCCTGAATTGGCGAATGATCCTGTCCGATAACGGCCTGGTGCTCGGCTTCCTCAAGGACCTGGGCCTGCTCCCGCCCGAGTACCACTTCCTTGCGACGCCGGAGGCGGTGATCCTGGGCCTGACCTACAACTTCCTGCCGTTCATGATTCTGCCTCTGTACGTTGCCCTCGAGAAGATTGACCGGCGCCTGATCGAAGCTGCCACCGACCTGTACGCCAGCCGCGCCCAGGCCTTCTGGCGGGTCACGTTCGTCCTGTCGCTGCCAGGAGTGGTGGCGGGATCGTTGCTGACCTTCATCCCCACGGTGGGTGACTTCATCACGGCCGAAGTGATCGGGTCCGGCAACCCCCAGGTCTTCATGGTCGGCAACATCATCCAGCGCAAGTTCCTCGACAGCCTCGACTACCCCGCTGCGGCGGCGCTGGCCTTCGTGCTGGTGGTGGCGGTGATGGGACTGGTGACGGTGTACACGAGGCTGCTCGGCAGCGACCGCCTGACCGGATGA
- a CDS encoding ABC transporter permease, producing the protein MTSDVRSHSTPSVRSRLGNLALPAFTGLLFLFLFAPIAVMIVFSFNDPGGRQNITWQGFTLRNYVDLWGRSVITSAITVSLAVAAISTLVATTFGTMIGLALTRHAFRGKWLLNLLIFIPMTAPEIILGASLLTLWVSLGTERGFWTILAAHVMFNISFVVVTVRARLAGMNQSLEEAGMDLYADSWTTFWKVTFPLIFPGILSAALLAFALSIDDYVITVFSSGRTVTFPLWVYGASRFGIPPEVNVLGTLILLIALVFIAVQVWSQRSAGRSTEPATPVTIAMR; encoded by the coding sequence ATGACGTCCGACGTTCGCTCGCACAGCACTCCATCCGTGCGTTCTCGCCTGGGGAACCTGGCGCTTCCCGCCTTCACCGGGCTGCTGTTCCTCTTCCTCTTCGCCCCGATCGCGGTGATGATCGTCTTCAGCTTCAACGATCCGGGTGGACGCCAGAACATCACCTGGCAGGGTTTCACCCTCCGGAACTACGTCGACCTGTGGGGCCGTTCGGTCATCACCAGCGCCATAACTGTCAGCCTCGCAGTGGCCGCCATCTCGACCCTCGTTGCGACCACCTTCGGCACCATGATCGGCCTGGCGCTGACGCGCCATGCATTTCGTGGCAAGTGGCTGTTGAATCTGCTCATCTTCATCCCGATGACTGCACCGGAGATCATCCTTGGAGCCTCGCTGCTGACACTCTGGGTCAGCCTGGGCACCGAGCGCGGTTTTTGGACCATCCTCGCCGCCCACGTCATGTTCAACATCAGCTTCGTGGTCGTCACCGTGCGGGCACGCCTGGCCGGCATGAACCAATCCCTCGAGGAGGCTGGGATGGACCTCTACGCCGACAGCTGGACGACGTTCTGGAAGGTCACATTCCCGCTCATCTTCCCAGGCATCCTCTCGGCTGCGCTGCTCGCCTTCGCGCTGTCGATCGACGACTACGTGATCACCGTCTTCTCATCCGGCCGCACCGTGACCTTCCCGCTATGGGTCTACGGCGCAAGCCGGTTCGGGATCCCTCCGGAGGTCAACGTGCTCGGCACGCTCATCCTCCTTATCGCGCTGGTGTTCATCGCCGTCCAGGTCTGGAGTCAGCGTAGCGCCGGCCGCTCGACAGAACCGGCGACGCCGGTCACGATCGCGATGCGATGA
- a CDS encoding aminotransferase class III-fold pyridoxal phosphate-dependent enzyme gives MTQPTGGRTIDERVDDSAVWLARRAGVPPVWARYTDLVVERGIGSWIETIDGERYLDYTCGIGVTNTGHAHPRVAAAIAEQAGRIIHAQQNILYHKPGLELHARLPRTFPGLRDGEEAGLFLSNSGAEAIEASVKLAKYSTRRPAIIAFRGGFHGRTHGAMALTSSGVKYRGHFEPLLGGVHFAPYPYVLRNPTGRDADAAVAFSLAGIEELFATVVYPDDVAAFLVEPILGEGGYVLPPDGFLPALREVADRHGILLIADEVQSGMGRSGRMWATDWYDARPDIVVIAKGIASGMPLSGIMARRELLDRLGPGSHGGTYGGNAVACAAAVATLDVIESEGLLANAARQGERLLAGLREVAEGHSCVAEVRGRGLMIGIELAQGPQLTPRPDLAKGILHEAFDRKLLLLSCGTHGQVVRVIPPLVTTDDEVETAIGVISEALAAVRA, from the coding sequence ATGACGCAACCGACCGGCGGACGGACCATCGACGAGCGGGTTGACGACAGCGCCGTTTGGCTAGCTCGCCGCGCCGGCGTGCCGCCGGTCTGGGCCCGTTACACCGACCTGGTGGTCGAGCGCGGCATCGGCTCGTGGATCGAGACGATCGACGGCGAGCGGTACCTCGACTACACCTGCGGGATCGGGGTCACCAACACCGGCCACGCGCACCCACGGGTTGCCGCAGCGATCGCCGAGCAGGCCGGCAGGATCATCCACGCCCAGCAGAACATCCTGTATCACAAGCCCGGCCTCGAGCTTCATGCGCGCCTGCCGCGCACCTTCCCCGGGCTCCGTGACGGGGAGGAGGCAGGGCTCTTCCTCTCGAACTCGGGGGCCGAGGCGATAGAGGCGTCCGTCAAGCTGGCCAAGTACTCCACGCGGCGGCCCGCCATCATCGCTTTCCGAGGTGGGTTCCACGGCCGCACCCACGGCGCGATGGCGCTGACCAGCTCCGGGGTCAAGTACCGCGGCCACTTCGAGCCGCTGCTCGGCGGCGTGCACTTCGCGCCCTACCCGTACGTGCTGCGCAACCCGACCGGTCGCGACGCCGACGCAGCGGTGGCATTCAGCCTGGCCGGCATCGAGGAGCTCTTCGCGACCGTCGTCTACCCCGATGACGTGGCCGCCTTCCTGGTCGAGCCGATCCTGGGCGAGGGCGGCTACGTGCTCCCGCCGGATGGCTTCCTGCCCGCGCTGCGTGAGGTCGCCGATCGGCACGGCATCCTGCTGATCGCCGACGAGGTGCAGTCCGGCATGGGACGCAGCGGCAGGATGTGGGCGACCGATTGGTACGATGCACGCCCGGATATCGTAGTGATCGCCAAGGGAATCGCCTCGGGGATGCCGCTCTCCGGCATCATGGCCCGCCGCGAGCTGCTCGACCGGCTGGGGCCCGGCTCCCACGGCGGAACCTACGGCGGCAACGCGGTCGCCTGCGCCGCGGCCGTGGCCACGCTCGACGTGATCGAGTCGGAGGGGCTGCTCGCCAACGCGGCGCGACAGGGAGAGCGTCTGCTGGCCGGGCTCCGCGAGGTGGCCGAAGGACACAGCTGCGTCGCCGAGGTGCGAGGGCGAGGGCTGATGATCGGGATCGAGCTTGCGCAGGGCCCGCAGCTGACACCTCGCCCGGACCTGGCCAAGGGCATCCTGCACGAGGCCTTCGATCGCAAACTGCTCCTGCTCAGCTGCGGCACCCACGGCCAGGTGGTGCGCGTCATCCCGCCGCTGGTCACGACCGATGACGAGGTCGAGACCGCGATCGGCGTAATCTCCGAGGCGCTGGCAGCGGTCCGCGCCTAG
- a CDS encoding flavin reductase family protein, whose translation MDDDRGLWLRAMMGRFATGVTVVAARHGPLLAGMTANAIASISLDPPLLMVSINRGSETHVAMVGSHSFAVSVLGEDQRSIADCFALPTTAGKLQRFCDAPWHEAETGSPILDGAIAFFDCRLHESHAAGTHTIFIGEIVAAGYEESGEPLLWFGSRYRRLAPEPVEG comes from the coding sequence ATGGACGACGATCGCGGCCTCTGGCTGCGGGCGATGATGGGCCGCTTCGCAACCGGCGTGACGGTGGTCGCCGCGCGGCATGGGCCATTGCTGGCCGGGATGACGGCGAATGCGATCGCCTCGATCAGCCTCGACCCGCCGCTGCTGATGGTCAGCATCAACCGGGGAAGCGAGACGCACGTCGCCATGGTGGGCAGCCACTCGTTCGCGGTCAGCGTCCTCGGAGAGGATCAGCGCTCGATCGCGGATTGCTTCGCCCTGCCCACCACGGCCGGAAAGCTGCAGCGCTTCTGTGACGCGCCGTGGCATGAGGCGGAGACCGGCTCACCGATCCTGGACGGCGCCATCGCCTTCTTCGATTGCCGGCTGCACGAATCGCATGCCGCCGGCACGCACACCATCTTCATCGGCGAGATCGTGGCCGCCGGCTACGAGGAGAGCGGCGAGCCGCTTCTCTGGTTCGGCTCGCGCTACCGCCGATTGGCGCCGGAACCGGTCGAGGGCTAG
- a CDS encoding LLM class flavin-dependent oxidoreductase, whose translation MTERMKVGVQLPEVEWVARWPHLREMARTADEIGLDSIWVGDHLLYRGDGLPPRGPWEAWTTLAGIAAVTERVQIGPLVAAASFHNPAMLAKHAATVDEISGGRLILGLGAGWNETEYLAYGFPFDHRVSRFEEAFTIIRTLLVDGRCDFHGTYYDLQDCELLPRGPRHAHGEGPPLLVGSMGERMLAITLPWAQAWNAWFTWFGNSVEGYRPLREKIDAACRAAGREPAEVERTLALLVGFPGAKGRSLGDLKEPDVRPIPSDPATLAATLREFEAEGVAHVQLVLDPINAETIAGLAPMLKELRA comes from the coding sequence ATGACCGAGCGCATGAAGGTGGGAGTCCAACTGCCGGAGGTCGAATGGGTGGCCCGGTGGCCGCATCTGCGCGAGATGGCTCGCACGGCCGATGAGATCGGCCTCGACTCGATCTGGGTGGGCGATCACCTGCTGTATCGGGGTGACGGGCTGCCGCCGCGGGGACCGTGGGAGGCCTGGACCACCCTCGCCGGCATCGCCGCGGTGACGGAACGGGTGCAGATCGGGCCGTTGGTGGCGGCGGCCAGCTTCCATAACCCTGCCATGCTCGCCAAGCATGCCGCCACCGTGGACGAGATCTCCGGCGGAAGGCTGATCCTCGGCCTCGGCGCCGGCTGGAACGAGACTGAATACCTGGCCTATGGCTTCCCGTTCGACCATCGGGTCAGCCGCTTCGAGGAGGCTTTCACGATCATTCGCACGCTCCTCGTAGACGGGCGCTGCGACTTCCACGGCACCTACTACGACCTGCAGGACTGCGAGCTGCTGCCGCGCGGGCCGCGCCACGCGCATGGTGAGGGGCCGCCGCTCCTGGTCGGCTCGATGGGCGAGCGGATGCTGGCCATCACGCTCCCCTGGGCCCAGGCCTGGAACGCCTGGTTCACCTGGTTCGGCAACAGCGTGGAGGGCTACCGGCCGCTGCGCGAGAAGATCGACGCGGCATGCCGGGCGGCCGGCCGCGAGCCCGCTGAGGTTGAGCGCACGCTGGCGCTGCTGGTGGGCTTCCCGGGTGCGAAAGGCAGGTCGCTGGGCGACCTGAAGGAGCCCGATGTCAGGCCGATCCCGAGCGATCCAGCCACCCTGGCGGCGACCCTGCGCGAATTCGAGGCCGAGGGCGTTGCGCATGTCCAGCTGGTTCTCGACCCCATCAACGCGGAGACGATCGCCGGGCTCGCACCGATGCTGAAGGAGCTCCGCGCCTAG
- a CDS encoding VWA domain-containing protein: MTSYRYSHWDGSQSLPPFDADDVLEALSEDILAEGDIRRALQRLMQRGMRGTRGGDVPGLRRIVEQLRARRAEELSKANLDGMLDDVAARLEQIVEQERAGIERRVHEAEQRSLDAAPGPAQDQARMAEQVLSRTAQQRRDRLDALPDDLAGRLTSLRDYEFMDADARDAFNALTDELRQQLLQTYFHGLKEGVAGISPEDLDGVRAMVRDLNKLLEKHAAGSDTSADFASFMVRHGHYFPPGIETVDQLIDHLHRQASQMASLMASLSPEMRAELQEMMDELLRDDRLRWDMARLAGALQALRPDTPFGEPYPFSGDEPLGLPEALDAIDRQQRFDAMEEELLAARDPDSLEQIDAEALRALGGDEATGDLEQLRALTRALEEAGYLERGDDRLELTPRAARKLGMRALTDIFSRLRRESLGGHALPSSGSGGEQTDETKPFEHGDPFAVDLNRTLFNAMARNGPGTPVRIAPGDFEVHRSEETTVSSTVLLLDMSRSMLLRGCSTAAKRVAMALHTLIHTKYPRDRLYVVGFAYFARQIKPEAIATLSPYEFEYGTNLQHALIIARQLLGRRSGGNKEIVVITDGEPTAHIANGQVEFAYPPTMRTMQSTLREVGRATREGIVINTFMLERSRYLSEFVDLMSRINRGRAFYVEPEHLGEYVLVDYVSKKRKRVA, encoded by the coding sequence GTGACCAGCTACCGCTACTCGCACTGGGATGGCAGCCAGAGCCTGCCTCCCTTTGACGCCGACGATGTGCTGGAGGCGCTCTCGGAGGACATCCTTGCCGAGGGCGATATCCGGCGCGCCCTGCAACGCTTGATGCAGCGGGGCATGCGCGGCACGCGCGGTGGCGACGTACCGGGGTTGCGGCGGATCGTGGAGCAGCTACGCGCTCGTCGCGCGGAGGAGCTGTCAAAGGCGAACCTGGACGGCATGCTCGACGATGTCGCGGCACGGCTGGAGCAGATCGTCGAGCAGGAGCGGGCGGGGATAGAGCGGCGTGTCCACGAGGCCGAGCAACGATCCCTTGACGCGGCGCCGGGACCGGCGCAGGACCAGGCACGGATGGCGGAGCAGGTCCTGAGTCGCACCGCACAACAGCGGCGCGACCGCCTCGACGCCCTGCCGGACGACCTGGCAGGGCGGCTGACGAGCCTGCGCGACTACGAGTTCATGGATGCCGATGCACGCGACGCATTCAACGCCCTCACCGACGAGCTTCGCCAGCAGCTCCTGCAGACCTACTTCCATGGGCTGAAGGAGGGGGTCGCCGGCATCTCGCCCGAGGATCTCGACGGCGTGCGGGCGATGGTCCGCGACCTCAACAAGCTGCTCGAGAAGCATGCGGCGGGCTCCGACACGAGCGCCGACTTCGCCTCCTTCATGGTCCGACACGGGCACTACTTCCCGCCCGGGATCGAGACGGTCGACCAGCTGATCGATCACCTGCACCGCCAGGCCTCACAGATGGCATCCCTCATGGCATCACTGAGTCCCGAGATGCGGGCCGAGCTCCAGGAGATGATGGACGAGCTGCTGCGCGACGATCGCCTGCGGTGGGACATGGCGCGCCTGGCCGGCGCCCTCCAGGCCCTCCGCCCCGATACCCCCTTCGGGGAGCCGTATCCGTTCAGCGGCGACGAGCCGCTGGGGCTGCCCGAGGCGCTCGACGCCATCGATCGGCAGCAGCGCTTCGACGCCATGGAGGAGGAGCTGCTGGCAGCCCGCGACCCCGACTCACTGGAGCAGATCGATGCCGAGGCACTCCGGGCACTCGGTGGCGACGAGGCTACCGGGGACCTCGAGCAGCTGCGCGCGCTGACCCGGGCGCTGGAGGAGGCGGGCTACCTGGAGCGCGGGGACGATCGGCTGGAGCTGACGCCGCGTGCAGCCCGCAAGCTGGGGATGCGCGCGCTGACGGATATCTTCAGCCGGTTGCGGCGTGAGTCCCTCGGCGGCCACGCACTGCCGTCTTCGGGGAGTGGCGGCGAGCAGACGGATGAAACCAAGCCGTTCGAGCATGGGGACCCGTTCGCTGTCGACCTCAATCGGACCCTCTTCAATGCGATGGCCCGCAACGGACCGGGAACCCCCGTCCGCATCGCGCCGGGCGATTTCGAGGTGCATCGGTCCGAGGAGACCACGGTCAGCTCAACGGTGCTGCTGCTTGATATGAGCCGATCGATGCTGCTTCGAGGCTGCTCAACCGCCGCCAAACGGGTGGCGATGGCGCTCCATACCCTGATTCACACGAAGTACCCGCGCGACCGGCTGTACGTGGTCGGCTTCGCGTACTTCGCGCGCCAGATCAAGCCGGAGGCGATCGCCACCCTATCACCGTACGAGTTCGAGTACGGGACCAACCTCCAGCACGCGCTGATCATCGCCCGCCAGCTGCTCGGCCGTCGCAGCGGCGGCAACAAGGAGATCGTGGTGATTACCGATGGCGAGCCGACCGCGCATATCGCCAACGGCCAGGTCGAGTTCGCCTACCCGCCGACCATGCGGACCATGCAGTCGACTCTGCGGGAGGTGGGGCGCGCGACCCGGGAGGGGATCGTGATCAACACCTTCATGCTGGAGCGGTCGCGGTACCTTTCCGAGTTCGTCGACCTGATGAGCCGGATCAATCGCGGTCGTGCCTTCTACGTGGAGCCCGAGCACCTCGGCGAGTACGTCCTGGTCGACTACGTCAGCAAGAAGCGCAAGCGCGTCGCCTGA
- a CDS encoding magnesium chelatase, protein MTDRPTIGTLAELRAGGYRSRSVKEEMRANLVDRLRRGESLLPGIIGYDETVLPQVENAILAGQDIILLGERGQAKSRIARSLVGLLDEWMPVVAGAELHDDPLRPASPFARALVAEQGDATPIAWVAAADRYGEKLATPDITIADLVGEVDPVKVAEGRYLSDELTIHYGLLPRTNRGIFALNELPDLAERIQVGLLNLMEERDVQIRGYKVRLSLDLFVVASANPEDYTSRGRIITPLKDRFGAQIRTHYPEDPETEIAIMEAEWLAFDDETAASVPVQVPSFMKEIVAELSQLARRSSEVSQRSGVSVRVTIANHETLVAAALKRAVRLGEPIGAPRVSDLGAIVASTAGKIELETLGDETREDKVIEKLVQRAVVNVFNRHFSLSELVGLVERFEAGTEIEVGDAVASDLLQRTVAELPELSRAVGRLDLGESPAGVASGVEFVLEGLHLNRRLNKERRGGGVRYAR, encoded by the coding sequence ATGACCGACCGACCGACCATCGGCACCCTCGCAGAGCTGCGTGCCGGCGGGTACCGGTCCCGGAGCGTCAAGGAGGAGATGCGCGCCAACCTGGTGGATCGTCTGCGGCGCGGGGAGTCGCTGCTGCCGGGGATCATCGGCTACGACGAGACGGTGCTGCCACAGGTGGAGAACGCCATCCTGGCGGGGCAGGACATCATCCTGCTCGGGGAGCGCGGCCAGGCCAAGAGCCGGATCGCCCGCTCGCTGGTGGGGCTGCTCGACGAATGGATGCCGGTCGTGGCCGGCGCGGAGCTGCACGACGACCCGCTGCGGCCGGCCAGCCCGTTTGCGCGCGCGCTGGTGGCGGAACAAGGGGATGCCACCCCGATCGCCTGGGTGGCGGCCGCGGATCGCTACGGGGAGAAGCTGGCCACGCCGGACATCACCATCGCCGACCTGGTGGGGGAGGTCGACCCGGTCAAGGTTGCCGAGGGCCGCTACCTCTCCGACGAGCTGACGATCCATTACGGCCTGCTGCCGCGCACCAACCGCGGGATCTTCGCGCTCAACGAGCTGCCGGACCTTGCCGAGCGGATCCAGGTGGGGCTCCTGAACTTGATGGAGGAGCGCGACGTCCAGATCCGGGGCTACAAGGTGCGGCTCAGCCTGGACCTGTTCGTGGTCGCATCCGCCAACCCGGAGGACTACACCAGCCGGGGGCGCATCATCACGCCCCTCAAGGACCGATTCGGCGCGCAGATCCGCACTCACTACCCCGAGGACCCGGAGACCGAGATCGCCATCATGGAGGCCGAGTGGCTGGCCTTCGATGACGAGACGGCGGCATCGGTCCCGGTGCAGGTGCCCTCGTTCATGAAGGAGATCGTCGCCGAGCTGTCGCAGCTGGCGCGACGGTCGTCAGAGGTGAGCCAGCGCTCCGGGGTCAGCGTTCGCGTAACGATCGCCAACCACGAGACGCTGGTGGCCGCCGCCCTGAAGCGGGCCGTGCGCCTGGGCGAGCCGATCGGGGCGCCACGCGTCAGCGACCTCGGCGCGATCGTGGCATCGACCGCCGGCAAGATCGAGCTCGAGACGCTCGGCGACGAGACGCGCGAGGACAAGGTGATCGAGAAGCTCGTGCAGCGCGCCGTGGTCAACGTCTTCAATCGGCACTTCTCGCTCTCCGAGCTGGTCGGCCTGGTCGAGCGCTTCGAGGCGGGGACGGAGATCGAGGTGGGCGACGCGGTGGCCTCGGACCTGCTGCAGCGGACCGTCGCGGAGCTGCCGGAGCTGAGCCGCGCCGTGGGGCGGCTCGACCTTGGCGAATCGCCGGCCGGCGTCGCCAGCGGCGTGGAGTTCGTGCTGGAGGGGCTGCACCTCAACCGGCGGCTGAACAAGGAGCGGCGTGGCGGCGGCGTGCGCTACGCGAGGTAA
- a CDS encoding GNAT family protein, translating into MTDAEAPAPRPMIRGERVWLRPSEPSDVIHDSTYAGDAEVGHFLGAKTPMSKAAAERFSTEIFSQNPMNPTAYGFAICLLGTEESIGTVLLRDVDKVNGSGIVGIFIGDRRYLGQGYGTDALNALVDLGFGELRLERIELEVFDFNERAVRSYQKAGFQTDAIQRRARFHRGAHHDVHIMSILRDDWLAIPRKRSWELAGP; encoded by the coding sequence ATGACCGATGCCGAGGCACCCGCGCCGCGTCCCATGATCCGCGGCGAGCGGGTCTGGCTGCGCCCCAGCGAACCATCCGACGTCATCCACGACTCCACCTACGCCGGCGATGCCGAGGTCGGCCACTTCCTGGGGGCGAAGACGCCGATGTCGAAGGCCGCTGCCGAGCGCTTCAGCACCGAGATCTTCTCGCAGAACCCGATGAATCCGACCGCCTATGGCTTTGCCATCTGCCTGCTGGGGACCGAGGAGAGCATCGGTACTGTCCTCCTGCGCGACGTCGACAAGGTCAACGGCAGCGGCATCGTCGGAATCTTCATCGGGGACCGGCGCTACCTCGGCCAGGGATACGGAACCGATGCGCTCAATGCTCTGGTTGATCTCGGCTTCGGGGAGCTGCGCCTGGAGCGGATCGAGCTCGAGGTTTTCGACTTCAACGAGCGCGCCGTCCGCTCGTACCAGAAGGCCGGCTTCCAGACCGATGCCATCCAGCGACGTGCACGCTTCCATCGCGGCGCGCACCACGACGTGCACATCATGTCCATCCTCCGCGACGACTGGCTGGCGATCCCCCGCAAGCGCAGCTGGGAGCTGGCCGGCCCCTAG